The Lycium barbarum isolate Lr01 chromosome 10, ASM1917538v2, whole genome shotgun sequence genome includes a region encoding these proteins:
- the LOC132612661 gene encoding uncharacterized protein LOC132612661: MGTMSSNFTLKMIEMRYYSGPYTINNRLIILKPWSMDFDFNAEFPTQIPLWVKFPHLPMSYWGKDSLSRVASLIGVPIYADECTTKQTRITYARMLVEVNITQTLPDEVIVLGPAAPIPVQVTRTLLIKGKLMQASSNLVWELSSLLSSSKKSVLTSKKKCIVQQKTQAQPTGINDKRDQPGPTLDLTNFPELGTAVAKKKNGGVQCDSSGNSQPPPSKGGGDFNAVLHPSDRLFGASITATELKDFNDCVQQLNITELSWRGEYYTWSNKQLGTDRICSRIDRLFGNVDWMMKWGHVTTDYDLPHVSDHAPMLLNIQEVQWSIKTPFRFFNIWAGHDSFLRIVKIVWDKKLDSNKMGNVWKKLKTLRGELRKLNEQEFKFLSQKIAHTRMELLSTQDQINNQCNDTLLAKEKQYLHDLERWSLIEESAIQQKARAHWIRLVDGNNKYFSAMIKEMTHKKQLLELTSLSGIKLTTPAAIKKEITEFYKSLMGTASQALPAVNIETMRKGPVLSHAQGIELCKEITEVEIWTALQSINDDKSPGVDGYNAFFFKKSWNIIKTEIVAPISDFFRTGQMHRAINCTLLTLVPKTPNPANIKEYRPIACCSVLYKIIAKILDSRLQKVMTTIINEAQFGFIPRRKIADNIILANKQVRAYSRKPISARGDLASVSAIFDKFQSFSLASGLQANRGKSSLYFGGVTEVVKNAIKQQLGFGVGELPFKYLGIPFSTKTLSTLQWSPLIDKMVARISSWTAKKLSYAGRVQLVQSVFFGIQSYWSQMFVIPSKVLKVIDAFCRSYIWSGTNTITKRALIAWDRMCLPISAGGLNLINVQIWNKASIAKPYWDLARKSDKLWIRWIHSYYLKGEQLATALIPKQTSWMVRKIIDSRSILEQHLVMDEQNLTIRKLYLAMVGDRTRMEWKDLMFNNGARLKAKFTLWLQLQNRLPTTDRLQKWGLAVDWKCKLCNVYMETRDHLYV, translated from the exons ATGGGTACTATGTCATCAAATTTCACACTGAAGATGATAGAAATGAGGTACTACTCTGGACCCTATACCATTAACAATCGTCTTATAATCCTTAAACCTTGGTCCATGGATTTCGACTTCAATGCTGAATTCCCTACACAAATCCCTTTATGGGTGAAGTTCCCTCACTTACCTATGTCATACTGGGGCAAGGACTCACTTAGCAGAGTAGCTAGCTTGATTGGAGTTCCAATTTATGCGGACGAGTGCACAACAAAACAGACCCGTATCACCTATGCTCGAATGTTGGTTGAAGTGAATATTACTCAAACTCTCCCGGATGAGGTTATAGTCCTGGGACCAGCAG CTCCAATACCAGTTCAGGTGACCAGAACATTGCTAATCAAGGGCAAGCTAATGCAAGCAAGCAGCAACCTAGTGTGGGAACTCAGCAGCCTACTGTCCAGCAGCAAAAAGAGTGTACTAACCAGCAAAAAAAAGTGTATTGTCCAACAGAAGACTCAAGCCCAACCTACTGGGATTAATGACAAAAGGGATCAGCCAGGACCTACACTTGACTTGACAAATTTTCCTGAACTAGGAACAGCTGTTGCCAAGAAGAAAAATGGTGGAGTACAATGCGATTCAAGTGGGAATTCCCAGCCCCCTCCAAGCAAAGGGG GAGGTGATTTCAACGCTGTTCTTCATCCATCTGATAGATTATTTGGTGCATCAATTACGGCTACTGAACTGAAGGATTTTAATGACTGTGTTCAACAATTGAACATTACCGAATTGTCGTGGAGAGGGGAATACTAcacttggtcaaacaaacagttGGGTACTGACCGAATATGTAGCAGAATTGATAGGCTTTTTGGTAATGTTGATTGGATGATGAAATGGGGTCATGTAACCACAGATTATGATTTACCCCATGTCTCTGACCATGCTCCAATGCTGCTAAATATACAAGAAGTCCAGTGGAGTATTAAAACTCCATTTAGATTTTTCAATATATGGGCAGGTCATGACTCCTTTCTCCGCATAGTAAAAATAGTATGGGACAAGAAGTTAGACTCGAATAAGATGGGCAATGTATGGAAGAAGCTTAAAACTCTAAGAGGAGAACTGAGGAAGCTGAATGAGCAGGAATTCAAATTTCTCTCTCAAAAAATTGCTCACACCAGAATGGAATTACTATCTACACAAGACCAGATCAATAATCAGTGCAATGATACCCTCCTGGCCAAAGAAAAACAGTATCTACATGATCTAGAACGATGGTCTCTCATCGAAGAGAGTGCAATACAACAAAAAGCTAGAGCCCATTGGATCAGATTGGTAGATggaaataataaatatttttcagCTATGATCAAGGAAATGACTCACAAAAAACAGCTCCTAGAATTAACCTCCTTATCAGGCATCAAATTGACTACACCCGCAGCTATAAAGAAGGAGATAACAGAGTTCTATAAGTCCCTCATGGGCACTGCCAGCCAAGCCCTTCCTGCAGTAAATATAGAGACAATGAGGAAAGGCCCAGTCTTGTCACATGCCCAGGGAATTGAGTTATGTAAAGAGATCACTGAGGTAGAAATCTGGACAGCACTACAATCCATAAATGATGACAAATCTCCAGGAGTAGATGGATACAATGCATTCTTTTTCAAGAAGTCTTGGAATATAATAAAAACAGAAATAGTTGCTCCCATCAGTGATTTTTTTCGCACTGGACAGATGCATAGAGCTATTAATTGTACCCTTCTCACCCTTGTTCCAAAAACTCCTAACCCCGCGAACATCAAGGAATATAGACCTATTGCCTGTTGCTCTGTTCTGTACAAGATTATTGCTAAGATCCTGGATTCTAGGCTGCAGAAGGTCATGACTACAATCATCAATGAAGCCCAATTTGGTTTTATCCCCAGAAGAAAGATAGCTGATAATATTATCCTAGCCAACAAACAGGTAAGAGCTTATTCTAGGAAACCTATCTCAGCAAG GGGGGATCTAGCCTCTGTCTCTGCTATTTTTGACAAATTCCAAAGCTTCTCACTAGCTTCAGGATTACAAGCAAACAGAGGCAAAAGTAGTTTGTATTTTGGAGGGGTAACAGAGGTGGTGAAGAATGCAATCAAACAGCAACTTGGCTTTGGTGTTGGTGAACTACCTTTTAAATATCTCGGTATCCCCTTTTCCACAAAAACATTATCTACACTCCAGTGGTCCCCACTTATCGATAAGATGGTAGCTAGAATCTCTTCATGGACAGCGAAGAAACTTTCTTATGCTGGTCGGGTTCAATTAGTCCAATCAGTATTTTTTGGTATCCAATCTTACTGGTCTCAGATGTTTGTGATTCCTTCAAAGGTCCTTAAAGTCATTGATGCTTTTTGCCGGAGTTACATATGGTCAGGCACTAACACTATCACAAAGCGGGCTTTAATAGCTTGGGACAGGATGTGCTTACCTATCTCTGCTGGTGGCCTCAATCTCATCAATGTACAGATTTGGAATAAGGCATCAATTGCAAAACCCTATTGGGACTTGGCTCGCAAATCTGACAAGCTTTGGATCCGGTGGATTCATAGCTATTACCTCAAGGGAGAACAACTAGCTACTGCCCTCATTCCTAAGCAGACTTCGTGGATGGTACGGAAGATCATAGACTCAAGAAGCATATTGGAGCAGCATCTCGTAATGGATGAACAGAACTTGACCATCAGAAAGTTATATTTAGCTATGGTAGGAGACAGGACAAGAATGGAATGGAAAGACCTGATGTTTAATAATGGTGCTCGACTTAAAGCAAAATTTACCCTCTGGTTGCAACTACAAAACAGGCTACCCACTACAGATAGACTGCAAAAATGGGGACTGGCCGTCGATTGGAAGTGTAAACTCTGCAATGTCTACATGGAAACGCGGGATCATTTATATGTTTAG
- the LOC132616188 gene encoding F-box/kelch-repeat protein At1g30090, with product MQRVRVSSHQAPVQRLGGSQMTLSPKFRLAAKQSDPSFELELQLKGEPLIPRLPDDVALNCLLRIPVDNHMACRTVCKRWYSLFATKDRFFCRRKELGFHDPWLFVFAFHKSSGKIQWKVFDLNNFAWHTIPAMPCKEEKVCPHGFRCICIPHEGVLYVCGGVASDVDCPLNLVVKYEVRKNRWTVMKKMITARSFFASGVIDGMIYVAGGNSTDLVELESAEVLDPIKGIWYPVANMGTNMASYDSAVVNGKLLVTEGWFWPFYVVPRGQIYDPKTDNWENMASGLREGWTGSSVVLYGRLFVVSEHERTKLKVYNAETDSWDTVEGLPLPEQICKPFCVDCCDNRIAVVGRNLHVAVGHITSQGCSFAVYWQVVDAPESLSDFTPSSAQVLFA from the coding sequence atgcaAAGAGTAAGGGTATCATCACATCAAGCTCCAGTGCAAAGGCTGGGGGGTTCACAAATGACATTGTCCCCAAAGTTTAGGTTAGCTGCAAAGCAATCTGATCCTTCATTTGAGTTAGAACTGCAGTTAAAGGGAGAACCCCTGATTCCTAGACTTCCAGATGATGTTGCTCTCAATTGCCTCCTTAGGATACCCGTCGATAACCACATGGCCTGTAGGACCGTCTGTAAGCGATGGTATTCACTCTTTGCCACTAAAGATAGATTCTTTTGTCGAAGGAAGGAGCTTGGATTTCATGATCCTTGGCTTTTTGTCTTTGCCTTTCATAAAAGTAGTGGCAAAATTCAGTGGAAAGTTTTTGATCTAAACAACTTTGCTTGGCATACTATCCCTGCGATGCCGTGCAAGGAGGAGAAAGTGTGTCCCCATGGATTCAGGTGTATATGCATTCCCCATGAGGGTGTTCTCTATGTTTGTGGTGGAGTAGCCTCTGATGTTGATTGTCCCCTTAATTTGGTGGTTAAATATGAAGTCCGGAAAAACCGTTGGACTGTTATGAAGAAGATGATCACAGCTAGGTCCTTTTTTGCCAGTGGAGTTATTGATGGGATGATTTATGTTGCTGGAGGAAACAGCACAGATCTTGTTGAGTTGGAGTCTGCTGAAGTCTTGGATCCTATTAAAGGGATTTGGTACCCTGTTGCAAATATGGGAACTAACATGGCCTCATACGACTCTGCAGTTGTTAATGGAAAGCTTCTAGTAACAGAAGGTTGGTTTTGGCCTTTTTATGTTGTGCCTAGGGGCCAGATTTATGACCCTAAAACAGATAATTGGGAGAACATGGCTTCTGGACTTCGAGAAGGTTGGACTGGTTCTAGTGTTGTGCTATACGGCAGATTGTTTGTAGTTTCGGAACACGAACGGACAAAACTTAAGGTTTACAATGCAGAAACTGATTCCTGGGACACTGTTGAAGGACTTCCACTGCCAGAGCAGATATGTAAACCTTTCTGTGTAGATTGCTGTGACAACCGGATTGCTGTCGTAGGCCGAAATCTTCATGTTGCTGTAGGACATATCACGAGCCAAGGCTGCTCATTCGCTGTTTACTGGCAAGTGGTAGATGCTCCTGAATCCCTCTCTGACTTCACGCCGTCTAGTGCGCAGGTTCTATTTGCTTAG